The Budorcas taxicolor isolate Tak-1 chromosome 5, Takin1.1, whole genome shotgun sequence genome includes a window with the following:
- the DYDC2 gene encoding DPY30 domain-containing protein 2, translated as METNYLKRCFGSRLAQALAEVAMVQPSDPIEYLAHWLYHYREMAKAKEQDRQEKTQLQREYENSLKETRMAEMLKQEERAIQEHCEKCHHQLGRRNSAMGTQPHPVPLISVASSLEKTKFMQENPESLEKEALRQESLPGTSNMIPGMPQQSPSSEPSVSSQVDLNTGTPQEINYQAVQHEIALEFHPGSESPP; from the exons ATGGAAACCAATTACCTGAAGAGGTGCTTTGGAAGTCGCCTGGCCCAGGCTCTGGCAGAAGTGGCGATGGTTCAGCCCAGTGACCCCATAGAGTACCTGGCTCACTGGCTTTATCATTACAGGGAAATGGCGAAAGCAAAAGAACAG GATAGACAAGAGAAGACCCAGCTGCAGAGAGAATATGAAAATAGCCTCAAAGAAACCAGAATGGCAGAAATGCTGAAGCAAGAAGAACGTGCGATTCAAGAGCACTGTGAAAAGTGTCACCACCAGCTAGGGAGGAGAAACTCGGCGATGGGCACACAACCACATCCCGTG CCACTGATATCTGTAGCAAGTTCCTTGGAGAAGACTAAATTCATGCAGGAGAACCCAGAATCCCTTGAGAAGGAAGCCTTGAGGCAGGAATCCCTACCAGGAACTTCCAATATGATTCCAGGAATGCCTCAACAGAGCCCTTCTTCAGAGCCATCTGTCTCCAGCCAGGTTGACTTGAACACTGGAACTCCACAAGAAATAAATTACCAGGCTGTTCAGCATGAAATTGCTCTTGAATTTCATCCTGGCTCTGAATCTCCTCCCTAG